Proteins found in one Plasmodium sp. gorilla clade G2 genome assembly, chromosome: 14 genomic segment:
- a CDS encoding cysteine proteinase falcipain 1 produces MVAIKEMKELAFSRPSLVETLNKKKKLLKKKEKRTVLLCTYAFITFIIFCIGILYYTNKSSSYNNNNNNNNNNKNEYSLKKEEIELLRVLLEKYKNEKDGIMNESSNEVNDKNYNSPNNNINSYDSNVSHDNIKSNKEEYINLERILLEKYKKFIEENNDENRKELSNILHKLLEINKLIILEEKDNKKVYAINDKYDEKGALDIGMMEEIKYKKEDPINNIKYASKFFNFMKEHNKVYKSLEEQMRKFEIFKMNYISIKSHNKLNKNAMYKKKVNQFSDYSEEELKQYFKKLLPVPKHMIQKYVKPLENHLEKNRLINEFYTNGKRNDKDIFMKVPEILDYREKGIVHEPKDQGLCGSCWAFASVGNIESVFAKKNKSILSFSEQEVVDCSKDNFGCDGGHPFYSFLYVLENQLCLGDEYKYKAKDDMFCLNYRCKRKVSLTSIGGVKENQLILALNEVGPLSVNVGVNDDFISYSEGVYNGTCSEDLNHSVLLVGYGQVQKNKLNYKHNNIQTYNTTENFNQQDDNIIYYWIIKNSWSKKWGENGFMRLSRNKNGDNVFCGIGVEVFYPIL; encoded by the coding sequence atggttgcgataaaagaaatgaaagAACTTGCCTTTTCTAGGCCTAGTTTAGTTGAGAcattaaataagaaaaagaaattgttaaaaaaaaaggagaaaaGGACAGTACTTTTATGTACCTATGcatttattacttttataatattttgtataggaatattatattatacaaataaatcatCCTCATATaacaataacaataataataataataataataaaaatgaatatagtttgaaaaaagaagaaattgaATTACTTCGTGTTCTtctagaaaaatataaaaacgaAAAGGATGGAATTATGAATGAATCCTCAAATGAagttaatgataaaaattacaACTCcccaaataataatattaatagttatGATAGTAACGTTAgtcatgataatataaaatctaATAAGGAAGAGTATATTAATTTAGAAAGAATATTACTAgagaaatacaaaaaattcatcgaagaaaataatgatgaaaatagaaaagagttatcaaatatattacataaattatTAGAAATCAATAAATTGATTATACttgaagaaaaagataataaaaaagtatatgCTATAAATGATAAGTATGATGAAAAGGGTGCTTTGGATATAGGAATGAtggaagaaataaaatataaaaaagaggacccaataaataatataaaatatgcatcaaaattttttaattttatgaaaGAACATAATAAAGTATATAAAAGTTTAGAAGAACAAATGAGAAAATTTGAAATTTtcaaaatgaattatataagtATTAAAAGTCATAATAAGTTAAATAAGAATGCTATGTATAAAAAGAAAGTGAATCAATTTAGTGATTATTCTGAAGAAGAATTAaaacaatattttaaaaaattattaccaGTACCTAAGCATATGATACAAAAATATGTGAAACCATTAGAAAAtcatttagaaaaaaatagattaataaatgaattttaTACAAATGGAAAAAGAAatgataaagatatatttatgaaagtACCAGAAATATTAGATTATAGAGAAAAAGGTATAGTGCATGAACCAAAAGATCAAGGACTTTGTGGTTCATGTTGGGCATTTGCAAGTGTTGGAAATATTGAAAGTGTCTTtgctaaaaaaaataaaagtattttAAGTTTTAGTGAACAAGAAGTTGTAGATTGTTCAAAAGATAATTTTGGATGTGATGGTGGACATCCATTTTATTCATTCCTTTATGTTTTAGAAAATCAATTATGTCTTGgagatgaatataaatataaagcaAAAGATGATATGTTCTGTTTAAATTATAGATGTAAAAGAAAAGTATCTTTAACATCAATTGGAGGCGTTAAAGAAAATCAATTAATTCTTGCATTAAATGAAGTAGGACCTTTATCTGTTAATGTAGGAGTAAATGATGATTTTATATCTTATTCAGAAGGTGTATATAATGGTACATGCTCAGAAGATCTAAATCATTCAGTTCTTTTAGTTGGATATGGACaagtacaaaaaaataaattaaattataaacataataatatacaaactTATAATACAACAGAAAATTTTAATCAAcaagatgataatattatatactattggattattaaaaattcatGGAGTAAAAAATGGGGAGAAAATGGATTCATGAGATTAAgtagaaataaaaatggagACAACGTTTTCTGTGGTATTGGTGTAGAAGTATTCTATCCCATcttgtaa
- a CDS encoding aminodeoxychorismate lyase, with protein sequence MAILIKDNVPSLVDLSTQDFIKLGIQGVYTTMKTVISPEYIFNFTLHMNNLHKYCSNYLKVQENDTNREHISKILKDLTVEDIYKNSSKNIKTGFKYLNNLQDDLKKKHFSDNSNYMVMITLTWDINSTVNMLEKYYSILCYIKCLPKHQDHVQIDMMCGERKTPNIKYADVFQVRDKFLKLKNENSHEVVLFNENNQITEGLSCNFFCFFNDTLYTAKDELVLKGTIREQIINLCERENIKLIKDFIDIKDIHKFEFSFICSTTRNILPIRKIILCTENKKEPFEMNVNHPILLKLQDKLKKDIENKKEKYETYV encoded by the coding sequence atggcAATTTTAATTAAAGACAATGTTCCATCCCTTGTTGATTTATCAACTCaagattttattaaattaggGATACAAGGAGTATATACAACAATGAAAACAGTGATTTCTCCAGAGTATATCTTTAACTTTACTcttcatatgaataatttacataaatattgttCCAACTATTTGAAGGTGCAAGAAAATGATACGAACAGAGAACATATATCGAAAATTTTAAAGGATTTAACAGttgaagatatatataaaaatagtagtaaaaacataaaaacaggttttaaatatttaaataatttacaagatgatttaaaaaaaaaacatttcaGTGATAATTCCAATTATATGGTTATGATTACATTAACTTGGGATATTAATAGTACTGTCAATATGttggaaaaatattattctattttgtgttatataaaatgtttacCAAAACATCAAGATCATGTTCAAATAGATATGATGTGTGGAGAGAGAAAAACTcctaatataaaatatgcaGATGTATTTCAAGTACGAGATAAATTCTTAAAacttaaaaatgaaaatagtCATGAAGTTGTTTTATTCaatgaaaataatcaaaTAACTGAAGGTTTATCATGCaattttttctgtttttttaatGATACCTTATATACAGCCAAAGATGAACTAGTTCTTAAAGGAACTATAAGAGAACAAATTATCAATTTATGTGAAagggaaaatataaaactaaTAAAAGATTTTATTGATATTAAAGACATTCACAAATTcgaattttcatttatatgttcaaCAACCAGGAATATTTTACCCATACGAAAAATTATTCTCTGtacagaaaataaaaaagaaccATTTGAAATGAATGTTAATCATcccattttattaaaattacaagacaaattaaagaaagatattgaaaataaaaaggagaAATACGAAACATATGTatga
- a CDS encoding spindle assembly abnormal protein 4, putative, with protein MKKIKDEFDDYYDAYEENWSPDTFAELESSESLEKTIQKKMYKEEFEQSNFFCAAKEIYSNDSESMQVDNNDIKKKEITNDDIVNDNNNEIKNDDIVNNDNNSHHLVLDIDENIDLTEEDVEPTNKNENNFDESKWTNHFNEEDQKEDSNKLYDERNDDIDENKKSHEEINLFKDIYDELENSKNEKENNYENYSYNDNYSNKKNENCDSFLNELNMYSNNIERNDDEKNDSLSVINRNESDLNLFDDLNDTNHYNSNSKDKNDFDPCSNSYNEYKEKDDIFVDNNNNNSHMNDIFENCHRYEKNEEYENYSNKSFCPILKKGENDYDDTKENKIDMINMNNFERYNLKDENVSLQNDDIVSIISERLQEDKNKNKNSMDYSFYNNNTYTSYNDKDIKDILSNYNMSNDISNNLSNIISNMISNNLSNIISNNISNYNISDSIDSNKNNLKYNNSLNNNDSTIDNGTNSSNNINYSNNNIKNNTSSINDNYNGILHNSSLSNRDIYNQRNNKDINTKSDIMNNSLDKHYYNDNYSYDNSYIDKEINHMFEEDNLENASMEYNNNYKPFDKPINKEHDNEKTDTPTEINNTKNDDINININRYNESNYSREYFEEIENELIMNDKNNINNMNNYDEADIYNINEQKTQSVTQKEGNDEEIKTRENSIDICVDLYDEEPWDENIKREKNNDKKRLSNQKGKYNKSSILKDNSSNNNNNIEKNNVNVIGDKKKKQTKKETSQYNNSTYVNKKERIISTKLIKQTNESDNLKELGNELNNQINKLEKEQDKVKKLEYELIAKSAEIELEREEMKNTIEQEKKKMMKTIEEEKKKWNKEKKRIEGEVEKQRNIIMHKRKLTNEIAMFKNKIKELEEKLEKDKKEHKIIVDKLKKKVDNLKIENEKLKTELKISDEYRNKLEVYQQNTIMKLATTVNKTKKSQNYKGKSFLNTSSESSMQQELYNNNYNNNSNSINNSDIINNHNNAKNKLYDTKKNNKLDINKNSLESSDNSDEIKKIINNKKNNIHKDLEIIYNSSINTEDEIYNKKILDNDYKIKVKNNNNNNNTHLKSNKNKFTLDKLFIQNKNDKDSYKHSDNNKIDEEYINKNLKRMRSIIKNKKKLLEEKMSSHENDDSCSLVTTTNDINLNEKEAFFYEHCKKNKDEILFSDDIKYGNNKTNIKYDKRISNKDGDDIIYENMNKKKNKGSTLNNNKIMKPSLVNNTNEIYMSDYNTNENNERSYKTYRNYSTSNQKGKDDIINNKVISKKRTNSIDRYNINNNIGNDNNLKPFGKDWNFVMNFDFDELFNQCENVIESIFSSSKKIKYRQAFIDGKVETLFDDGLKLIEKNRNKKIMHPTNITIYLYPTKDYKAHLPNSYMLFRFVNKGIYQVNIPNKCQLNKFPSGQVDCKYTDGHIQILFCDGKRKEILPNREEYVILRNGTIKKLN; from the exons atgaaaaaaattaaggaCGAATTTgatgattattatgatgCATATGAAGAGAATTGGTCACCCGATACATTTGCAGAATTGGAATCAAGCGAAAGTTTAGAAAAAAcgatacaaaaaaaaatgtataaagaAGAATTCGAGCAGAGCAATTTCTTTTGTGCAGCAAAGGAAATATATTCAAACGACTCCGAAAGTATGCAAgtagataataatgatataaaaaaaaaagaaataacaaatgatgatatagtaaatgataataataatgaaattaaaaatgatgatatagtaaataatgataataatagtcATCATTTAGTATTAGATATCGACGAAAATATCGATCTTACTGAGGAAGACGTTGAACCtactaataaaaatgaaaataattttgatgAAAGTAAATGGACTAATCATTTTAATGAAGAAGATCAAAAGGAAGATTCaaacaaattatatgatgaaaggaatgatgatatagatgagaacaaaaaaagtcatgaagaaattaatttatttaaagatatatatgatgaattGGAAAATtctaaaaatgaaaaagaaaataactatgagaattattcatataatgataattattcgaataaaaaaaatgaaaactgTGATTCTTTTTtgaatgaattaaatatgtatagTAATAACATAGAAagaaatgatgatgaaaaaaatgattcgTTAAGTGTCATTAATAGGAACGAATCTGACTTAAATTTATTTGATGATTTAAATGATACCAATCATTATAACAGTAATAGTAAAGATAAGAATGATTTCGATCCATGTAGTAATAgttataatgaatataaagaaaaagatgatatttttgttgataataataataataatagtcaTATGAATGATATTTTTGAGAACTGTCATAGATATGAAAAAAACGAAGAATATGAAAACTATTCAAATAAATCATTTTGTCCTATTTTAAAGAAAGGAGAAAATGATTATGATGATacaaaggaaaataaaattgatatgataaatatgaataattttgaaagatataatttaaaagatgaaaatgTAAGTTtacaaaatgatgatattgtTAGTATTATCAGTGAAAGATTAcaagaagataaaaataaaaataaaaattctatGGATTAtagtttttataataataatacctATACAAgttataatgataaagatataaaagatatcttatcaaattataatatgtcaaatgatatatctaataatttATCTAATATTATTTCAAATATGATATCTAATAATCTATCTAATATcatatcaaataatatatctaattataatatatccgATAGTATtgattcaaataaaaataatttaaaatataataatagtctaaataataatgacagTACTATAGATAATGGTACAAATAGctctaataatataaattatagtaataataatataaaaaataatacctcttctattaatgataattataatggtATATTGCATAATAGTTCATTATCCAATAGAGATATATACAATCAAAGGAATAATAAAGACATAAATACTAAAAGtgatattatgaataattctttagataaacattattataatgataattatagtTATGATAACTCTTATAtagataaagaaataaatcaTATGTTTGAGGAAGATAATTTAGAAAATGCTTCAATGGAATATAACAACAATTATAAACCTTTTGACAAACCGATAAACAAAGAACATGATAATGAAAAGACAGACACACCGACAGAGATAAATAATactaaaaatgatgatataaatataaatataaatagataTAATGAATCTAATTACTCTAGAGAATATTTTGAAGAGATcgaaaatgaattaataatgaatgataaaaataatataaataatatgaataattatgatgaagctgatatatataatattaacgAACAAAAAACACAATCTGTAACACAAAAAGAAGGAAATGATGAAGAGATTAAAACAAGGGAGAATAGTATTGATATTTGTGTAGACCTATATGATGAGGAACCTTGGGacgaaaatattaaaagagaaaaaaacaaTGACAAGAAAAGGTTATCTAATCagaaaggaaaatataataaatcctCCATTTTGAAAGATAACtcttcaaataataataataatattgagaAGAACAATGTTAATGTTATAGGagataaaaagaagaaacaaacaaaaaaggaaacatcacaatataataatagtactTATGTTAATAAGAAAGAAAGGATTATATCtacaaaattaataaaacaaacGAATGAAAGTGATAACCTTAAAGAACTAggaaatgaattaaataatcaGATTAATAAACTAGAAAAAGAACAAGATAAAGTTAAAAAGCTAGAATATGAATTAATTGCTAAAAGTGCAGAAATAGAATTAGAAAGagaagaaatgaaaaataccatagaacaagaaaaaaaaaaaatgatgaaaactattgaagaagaaaaaaaaaaatggaataaagaaaaaaaaagaattgaaGGAGAAGTAGAGAaacaaagaaatattataatgcataaaagaaaattaacaAACGAAATAGCAAtgttcaaaaataaaataaaagaattagaagagaaattagaaaaagacaaaaaagaacataaaattattgtagacaaattaaaaaaaaaggtagacaatttaaaaatagaaaatgaaaaacttAAAAcagaattaaaaatatcagatgaatatagaaataaattaGAAGTATATCAACAAAATACTATTATGAAATTAGCTACAACagttaataaaacaaaaaaaagccAAAATTATAAAGGCAAAAGTTTTTTAAATACATCATCTGAATCGTCAATGCAacaagaattatataataataattataataataatagtaatagtataAACAATAgcgatattataaataatcacAATAATGCtaagaataaattatatgataccaaaaaaaataataaattagatATTAATAAGAACTCGTTGGAGTCTTCTGATAATtctgatgaaataaaaaaaattattaataataaaaagaataacatACATAAAGATttagaaattatatataatagttcTATTAACACAGAAGATGAaatttataacaaaaaaatattggaCAATGACTACAAAATAAaagttaaaaataataataataataataatacacatTTGAAAAGTAACAAGAATAAATTTACACtggataaattatttattcaaaacaaaaatgataaagataGTTATAAACAttcagataataataaaatagatgaagaatatattaataaaaatttaaagagAATGAGAtcaataattaaaaataaaaaaaaattgttagaagaaaaaatgtcTTCTCATGAAAATGACGATAGTTGTAGTTTAGTAACTACTACAAATGATATTAATTTGAATGAAAAAGAAGCATTTTTTTATGAGCACTGTAAAAAGAATAAGGATGAAATTTTATTCagtgatgatataaaatatggaaataataagacaaatataaaatatgacaaAAGAATATCAAATAAAGATGGggatgatattatatatgaaaatatgaataagaagaaaaataaaggTAGTAcactaaataataataaaataatgaaacCTTCTTTggttaataatacaaatgaaatatatatgagtgattataatacaaatgagAATAATGAAAGGTCTTACAAAACATATAGGAATTATTCTACTAGTAATCAAAAAGGAAAggatgatattataaataataaagtaatatctaaaaaaagaacaaatagTATAGATaggtataatataaataataatataggtaatgataataatttaaaaccTTTTGGTAAGGACTGGAATTTTGTAATGAACTTTGATTTTGACGAATTATTCAATCAATGTGAAAATGTTATAGAATCTATTTTTTCCTcatctaaaaaaataaaatatagacAAGCATTTATTGATGGAAAGGTAGAAACGTTATTTGATGATGGattaaaattaattgaaaaaaacagaaataaaaaaattatgcatCCAActaatataacaatatatctGTACCCTACAAAGGATTACAAGGCACACCTTCCAAATTCTTACATG TTATTTCGATTTGTTAACAAAGGAATATATCAAGTGAACATACCAAATAAATGCCAACTAAACaa ATTTCCAAGTGGACAAGTAGATTGTAAATATACTGATGGacatatacaaatattattttgtgatggaaaaagaaaagaaatattaccCAACAGGGAGGAGTATGTTATATTACGTAACg GAACTATAAAAAagttaaattaa
- a CDS encoding exonuclease V, mitochondrial, putative → MLTTYNIIWKKEEENDNLNIEKRNRLFHEHIKEQKKDIVSPSEFDLLVNDIEDLLEEQQINETEKLYKESKSPNEKFNKKYKLSITDLSAQLWCEQQLELVLTTGKRRETEAMRLGIERHEILEKADHLIVNVEVNTREESLGYRLLNSITLLGQLFQTKKAREVWVFGIIRNYVLRGIIDELRIEYDNVTKKEYLIISDTKTRKEKKEPSLAQKRTSAIQVQTYCFILQQLKNGKADFKKLFEIYECDPLFEFTAVDLVKYKNLENLSIELNKLFMKLPKIKEEMEIVYEHEGKEFSRNLIPYFYHSTLYTINILLDYWDGKRSSDVVENSDKWKCKFCDFVKNCVRCPLDY, encoded by the coding sequence atgctTACGACATACAATATAATTTGGAAaaaggaagaagaaaatgacaacttaaatatagaaaaacgAAATAGGCTTTTTCATGAACATATAAAAGAACAGAAGAAAGATATTGTATCACCATCTGAATTTGATCTGTTAGTAAATGATATAGAGGATTTATTAGAAGAACAACAAATTAACGAGacagaaaaattatataaagaatctAAATCTCcaaatgaaaaatttaataaaaaatacaaattaaGTATTACAGATTTGTCAGCTCAATTATGGTGTGAACAACAACTAGAATTAGTGTTGACAACAGGAAAAAGAAGAGAAACAGAAGCTATGCGTTTAGGTATTGAGAGACATGAAATATTAGAAAAAGCTGATCACTTAATTGTAAATGTAGAAGTAAATACAAGAGAAGAATCTTTAGGTTATCGTTTATTAAATAGTATAACATTATTAGGACAATTATTTCAAACTAAAAAAGCTAGAGAAGTTTGGGTTTTTGGtattataagaaattatGTTTTAAGAGGTATTATTGATGAATTGAGAATTGAATATGATAATGTTACTAAAAAAGAATATCTTATTATATCTGATACAAAaacaagaaaagaaaaaaaagaacctTCTCTAGCACAAAAAAGAACTTCAGCAATACAAGTTCAAAcatattgttttatattacaacaattaaaaaatggaaaagcTGATTTTAAAAAACTTTTTGAAATTTATGAATGTGATCCATTATTTGAATTTACTGCTGTTGATCTtgtcaaatataaaaatttagaaaACTTATCTAtcgaattaaataaattatttatgaaattaccaaaaattaaagaagaaATGGAAATTGTATATGAACATGAAGGAAAAGAATTTTCTAGAAATTTAATTCCATACTTTTATCATTCTACTTTATatactataaatatattactcGATTATTGGGATGGAAAAAGATCAAGTGATGTTGTAGAAAACTCCGATAAATGGAAATGCAAATTTTGTgattttgtaaaaaattgTGTCAGATGTCCCCTAGATTACTAA